The Nitrospira sp. CR1.1 genome has a segment encoding these proteins:
- a CDS encoding transposase has protein sequence KMTPVEDSNVGLIGLPPARVNGSLHSRGEINCVWSRFRLYYGPEFLADRFITWCAERAIQLWHIQPGKPDQNALIERYNRTYRTEVLNAYVFESLDQVREISAEWLQSYNEERPHDALAGLPPATYRAQLEARSSPMTLSP, from the coding sequence GAAGATGACTCCTGTCGAGGACTCCAACGTGGGGCTCATAGGTCTCCCTCCTGCTAGAGTGAATGGATCCCTGCATTCTAGAGGAGAGATAAACTGCGTATGGTCTCGCTTCCGCTTATACTATGGCCCCGAATTCCTCGCCGACCGGTTCATCACCTGGTGTGCGGAACGGGCGATTCAGCTCTGGCACATTCAACCGGGCAAACCGGATCAGAATGCCTTGATCGAGCGCTATAACCGGACGTATCGAACCGAAGTCCTCAATGCGTATGTGTTTGAGTCGTTGGATCAGGTGCGAGAGATCAGTGCCGAATGGTTGCAGAGTTATAACGAAGAGCGGCCTCATGACGCGTTGGCAGGCCTACCGCCCGCCACGTATCGGGCCCAATTGGAGGCCAGAAGTTCTCCCATGACACTGTCTCCTTGA
- a CDS encoding IS3 family transposase, with amino-acid sequence MSCARACRLAQFGRASWYRTSRAKDQSALRLRIRDLAHARPRFGYQRIWVLLRREGWLINRKRVRRLYRLDGLQLRMRVRRRKHIALHRGPAPSPTGPTERWSMDFVHDTLADGRPFRILTVVDNWSRCSPVLEARFRMTGETVSQVLDRVLGEGQGPRSITVDHGTEFQSRALEDSTSPHLE; translated from the coding sequence GTGAGTTGTGCGCGGGCCTGTCGGTTGGCGCAGTTCGGGCGGGCCTCGTGGTATCGAACCAGTCGCGCCAAGGATCAATCGGCCCTCCGGCTCCGCATTCGGGATCTGGCCCATGCCCGACCGCGATTCGGCTATCAGCGGATCTGGGTGTTGCTGCGGCGTGAGGGCTGGCTGATCAATCGGAAGCGCGTCCGACGATTGTATCGCCTGGATGGGTTACAGCTGCGCATGCGGGTGCGGCGCCGAAAACACATCGCCCTGCATCGTGGGCCGGCCCCGAGTCCAACCGGGCCGACCGAGCGCTGGAGCATGGATTTTGTCCATGATACCCTGGCCGACGGGCGGCCATTTCGAATCTTGACGGTGGTGGATAACTGGAGTCGCTGCAGTCCGGTGCTAGAGGCGAGATTCCGAATGACGGGAGAGACGGTTAGCCAGGTGCTTGATCGCGTCCTCGGGGAGGGCCAGGGGCCTCGCTCCATCACCGTCGATCATGGAACGGAATTCCAATCGCGCGCCTTGGAAGATTCGACGTCCCCCCATCTTGAGTAG
- a CDS encoding transposase, producing the protein MAASAVLDERSGSMKRSKFSEEQIVYALRQAESGTPIGDVCRQLGVAEQTFYAWK; encoded by the coding sequence ATGGCGGCTTCGGCGGTCCTCGACGAAAGGAGTGGATCGATGAAGCGGTCGAAATTCTCCGAAGAACAGATCGTGTATGCCCTCCGGCAAGCCGAGAGTGGCACCCCCATCGGGGATGTCTGTCGGCAACTGGGCGTTGCCGAGCAAACCTTCTACGCCTGGAAATAG
- a CDS encoding MarR family transcriptional regulator yields the protein MIECCRVLKYRVRTMKRMKVAPRIKAKERLSVSPCISTLPRHRLVELLWSFAPAYQRWSESLLVEKGLSPQRLRILSSIHERGPRIMSDLKKELGVTATNVTALVDSLENDGLVVRRRHPTDRRATVIELSDKVMTELSPRCTEYKEQVAELFSDLSDHECKTFVKTLEKLWSRLQG from the coding sequence ATGATTGAATGTTGTCGCGTTTTGAAGTACCGTGTCCGCACGATGAAACGTATGAAGGTTGCCCCCCGAATCAAAGCCAAGGAGAGGTTATCCGTCTCTCCCTGCATCTCGACGTTGCCGCGGCACCGGCTGGTTGAACTGCTGTGGAGCTTCGCCCCGGCCTATCAACGGTGGTCGGAATCGCTGTTAGTGGAAAAAGGGTTGTCGCCTCAGCGGTTGCGTATTCTGAGTTCAATTCATGAGCGCGGACCGAGAATCATGAGCGACCTCAAGAAGGAACTGGGCGTGACGGCGACCAACGTCACCGCGCTGGTTGATTCGCTCGAGAACGACGGATTGGTCGTGCGGCGACGGCATCCGACAGATCGCCGGGCCACCGTGATCGAACTCTCCGACAAAGTCATGACCGAGCTCTCTCCGCGCTGCACGGAGTACAAAGAACAGGTGGCGGAACTGTTCTCTGACCTCAGCGACCACGAATGCAAAACGTTTGTGAAAACGCTCGAGAAGCTCTGGAGTCGTTTGCAGGGGTAG
- a CDS encoding efflux RND transporter periplasmic adaptor subunit — protein sequence MRNVRHISWLLAVLLTAAACNNEQASSGGQMPPPEVGVARVISKPVQQWDEYTGRISAIDTVELRPRASGYVDRVAYKEGQDVKQGELMFLIDPRPYRAALENAQAQLARARVAQQLETIRNKRAQALINDNAISHEELDLRRAAQAQSAADVHAAEAAVATAKLNLSFTEVRAPVSGRASRALVTVGNLATADDTLLTTVVSQDPMYVYFDADENSYLRYKEQERKNERSAQDNAVHVGLANETGYPHTGRVDFLDTQVNPTLGTVRARAVLPNPDRILTPGLFARVQFVSGQKAEALLIDDKAILTDQDRKYVYAVDEEEKAQRKDVVLGGMVGGLRVVQSGLTPDDRIVVVGLQKVFYPGMPVAPAEVPMGKPSAPPATAMAGQ from the coding sequence ATGCGCAATGTCCGACATATCTCATGGCTGCTGGCAGTGCTGCTGACGGCAGCCGCTTGCAACAACGAACAGGCCAGCAGCGGCGGGCAAATGCCTCCCCCCGAGGTCGGGGTCGCGAGAGTGATCTCGAAACCGGTGCAACAATGGGACGAATACACGGGCCGCATCAGCGCGATCGACACGGTCGAGTTACGCCCACGCGCCAGCGGCTATGTGGACCGGGTCGCTTATAAGGAAGGCCAGGATGTGAAACAGGGCGAGTTGATGTTCCTGATCGACCCTCGTCCCTACCGCGCCGCATTGGAAAATGCCCAGGCGCAACTGGCACGCGCGCGCGTGGCGCAGCAGTTGGAGACCATCCGCAACAAGCGCGCCCAGGCCTTGATCAATGACAACGCGATCTCGCATGAAGAACTCGACTTGCGGCGCGCCGCGCAGGCGCAAAGCGCGGCGGATGTGCATGCCGCCGAGGCCGCAGTGGCCACCGCGAAGCTCAACCTCTCCTTCACCGAGGTCCGCGCTCCGGTTTCAGGACGGGCAAGCCGGGCCCTGGTGACGGTCGGCAATTTGGCCACCGCCGACGACACCCTACTGACGACGGTGGTGTCGCAAGACCCGATGTATGTCTATTTTGATGCCGACGAAAACAGCTACCTGCGCTATAAGGAACAGGAGCGCAAAAACGAGCGCAGCGCGCAGGACAATGCCGTCCACGTCGGCCTCGCCAACGAAACCGGCTATCCGCATACTGGAAGAGTCGACTTTCTCGACACGCAGGTCAATCCGACCCTCGGAACCGTGCGCGCTCGCGCCGTGCTCCCCAATCCAGACCGCATTTTAACCCCCGGTCTCTTCGCGCGCGTGCAGTTCGTCAGCGGCCAGAAGGCCGAAGCTCTTTTGATCGACGACAAGGCCATTCTCACCGATCAGGACCGCAAATATGTCTATGCGGTCGATGAGGAAGAAAAGGCGCAACGCAAAGATGTCGTGCTGGGCGGCATGGTCGGCGGATTGCGCGTCGTGCAATCAGGCCTCACGCCGGATGACAGGATTGTCGTGGTCGGTCTGCAGAAAGTCTTTTACCCAGGCATGCCGGTCGCCCCCGCAGAGGTTCCGATGGGCAAACCATCGGCGCCACCCGCCACAGCCATGGCCGGGCAATAG
- a CDS encoding multidrug efflux RND transporter permease subunit has protein sequence MDFSKFFIDRPIFAAVLSIVIFAAGLIAIPILPISEYPEVVPPAVIVRAIYPGANPKVIAETVSTPLEEQINGVENMMYMKSVAGSDGVLQMTITFRPGTDPDAAQVQVQNRVSQALSRLPSEVVSLGVTTQKQSPTFLVMVQLLSPDGKYDALYLRNYANIKIKDELARLPGVGQVQIFGSGDYAMRIWLNPDKIASRGMTAGDAVAAVREQNIQVSAGQLGAEPIAKDTDFLISINAQGRLRTAQEFGNVVLKIGTGGEVVRLSDVARIELGANDYTLRGQLDNQDAPPIGIFQAPGANALTVRDAVIAKMEELKTRFPPGLTYRSDYDTTVFVRDSIQAVVQTLMEAILLVVLVVILFLQTWRASIIPLIAVPVSVVGTFAALYLFGFSINTLTLFGLVLAIGIVVDDAIVVVENVERNIEEGRTPLQAAHQAMQEVSGPIVAIALVLCAVFVPMAFLSGVTGQFYKQFAVTIAISTVISAINSLTLSPALAAKLLKSHGTPKDALSRLIERLFGWVFRPFNRFFKASSDRYQGTVSRTLTHRGSVFAVYALLLVVTGMLFQAVPRGFIPTQDKLYLMAGVKLPEGASLDRTDAVLRQVVAVSKTVDGVAHAVAMTGLNPLQFTNTPNYGLAFLILKPFDERHRSAKDISEEMNHKISAIKEGITFVLMPPPILGLGNGAGYGLFVEDRAGLGFGALQNAVGALQGAVMQTPGMGYPISGYQANVPQLDAEVDRVKTKTQGITLTDLFATMQIYLGSAYVNDFNLFGRTWRVYAQADGDFRGKVEDIANLKTRNDRGEMVPIGSMVKFSQTYGPDPVLRYNGYPAADFMGEADPTKFSSAQAMDTIRDIAGKVLPNGMTIEWTDLSFQEASQGRAALLVFPVAILLAFLVLAALYESWTLPLAVILIVPMCMLCALAGVKLTGGDNNTFVQVGLVVLMGLACKNAILIVEFARELELQGKGIVEAALEACRLRLRPIVMTSVAFIAGTVPLVLSHGAGAEVRSATGITVFAGMIGVTLFGLFLTPVFYVGLRMLSGRQLIRHDEPTTRDVPEQAYSPAKTPR, from the coding sequence GTGGATTTTTCCAAGTTTTTCATCGATCGGCCGATCTTCGCCGCCGTGCTGTCGATCGTCATCTTCGCCGCCGGCTTGATCGCCATTCCTATTCTTCCGATCAGCGAGTACCCGGAAGTCGTCCCCCCCGCGGTCATCGTGCGCGCCATCTATCCTGGCGCCAACCCCAAGGTGATCGCCGAAACCGTCTCGACACCGCTGGAAGAACAGATCAACGGTGTCGAGAACATGATGTACATGAAGTCGGTCGCCGGGTCCGACGGCGTGTTGCAGATGACCATCACCTTCCGTCCTGGTACCGACCCGGATGCCGCCCAGGTCCAGGTGCAAAACCGCGTGAGCCAGGCCTTGTCACGGCTGCCGTCGGAAGTGGTCAGTCTGGGCGTGACGACGCAGAAACAGTCGCCGACCTTTCTGGTGATGGTCCAGCTCCTATCACCAGACGGGAAATACGATGCGCTCTACCTGCGCAACTACGCCAACATCAAAATCAAGGACGAACTGGCTCGCTTGCCCGGTGTCGGCCAGGTGCAGATTTTCGGCAGCGGCGATTATGCGATGCGTATCTGGCTCAACCCGGACAAGATCGCGTCGCGCGGGATGACCGCCGGGGACGCCGTCGCCGCCGTGCGGGAGCAAAACATCCAGGTCTCGGCCGGGCAACTAGGCGCGGAACCCATCGCGAAAGATACCGACTTTCTCATCTCCATCAATGCCCAGGGCCGCCTGCGCACCGCTCAGGAGTTCGGCAATGTCGTGCTGAAAATCGGGACCGGCGGCGAGGTCGTCCGTTTGTCCGACGTGGCGCGCATCGAACTCGGCGCCAATGACTATACGTTGCGCGGGCAGCTGGACAATCAGGATGCTCCGCCCATCGGCATCTTCCAAGCGCCCGGCGCCAACGCGCTGACCGTCCGCGATGCCGTGATCGCCAAAATGGAAGAACTCAAAACACGCTTCCCTCCCGGTCTCACCTACCGCTCGGACTACGACACCACGGTGTTCGTACGTGATTCGATTCAGGCAGTGGTGCAGACGCTGATGGAAGCGATCCTGCTCGTCGTGCTCGTCGTGATCCTATTCCTGCAGACCTGGCGCGCCTCGATCATTCCGTTGATCGCCGTTCCGGTGTCGGTGGTCGGCACATTTGCTGCGCTGTACCTCTTCGGATTTTCGATCAATACGCTCACCCTCTTCGGCCTCGTGCTGGCGATCGGCATCGTGGTGGATGATGCGATCGTGGTAGTGGAAAATGTGGAGCGCAACATTGAAGAAGGCCGCACGCCACTCCAGGCCGCACACCAGGCCATGCAGGAAGTCTCGGGCCCCATCGTCGCCATTGCGCTCGTCTTGTGCGCCGTGTTCGTGCCGATGGCCTTTCTGAGCGGCGTCACCGGCCAGTTCTACAAGCAGTTCGCCGTGACGATCGCCATCTCGACGGTTATTTCGGCGATCAATTCACTGACGCTTTCGCCGGCGTTGGCGGCAAAACTGCTCAAGAGCCACGGGACGCCGAAGGACGCGCTTTCGCGCTTGATCGAGCGGCTGTTCGGCTGGGTCTTCCGGCCGTTCAACCGCTTCTTCAAGGCGAGTTCCGACAGGTATCAGGGCACCGTCTCGCGCACGTTGACACATCGCGGCTCTGTCTTTGCCGTGTATGCCCTACTGTTGGTCGTTACAGGCATGCTGTTCCAAGCGGTGCCGCGCGGCTTCATTCCCACCCAGGACAAGTTGTATCTGATGGCCGGGGTCAAGCTGCCGGAGGGCGCCTCACTCGACCGCACGGATGCGGTCCTGCGTCAGGTCGTCGCGGTCAGTAAAACAGTGGACGGCGTCGCCCACGCTGTCGCCATGACAGGGCTGAATCCCTTGCAGTTTACCAATACGCCGAACTACGGCCTCGCCTTCCTCATCCTGAAGCCGTTCGACGAGCGCCATCGCAGCGCCAAGGACATCAGCGAGGAGATGAATCACAAGATCTCCGCTATTAAGGAAGGCATCACGTTCGTGTTGATGCCGCCGCCGATTCTCGGACTGGGCAACGGCGCGGGGTATGGACTCTTCGTGGAAGACCGGGCGGGATTGGGTTTCGGGGCGTTACAAAATGCCGTCGGTGCCCTGCAGGGAGCGGTCATGCAGACTCCCGGGATGGGCTACCCGATTTCCGGCTATCAGGCCAACGTGCCACAGCTCGATGCCGAGGTGGACCGCGTCAAGACCAAGACACAAGGCATTACGTTGACCGACCTCTTCGCCACGATGCAGATCTATCTCGGCTCAGCCTATGTGAACGACTTCAACCTGTTCGGCCGCACCTGGCGCGTCTATGCACAAGCCGACGGCGATTTTCGCGGGAAGGTCGAAGACATCGCCAATCTCAAAACGCGCAATGACCGCGGCGAAATGGTCCCGATCGGCTCAATGGTGAAATTCAGTCAAACGTACGGACCCGATCCTGTGCTGCGCTACAACGGGTATCCTGCCGCCGATTTCATGGGAGAGGCCGATCCGACCAAGTTCTCGTCGGCACAGGCAATGGACACGATTCGCGACATCGCCGGAAAGGTGCTGCCGAACGGGATGACCATCGAATGGACCGATTTGAGCTTTCAGGAAGCGTCGCAAGGACGAGCGGCCCTGCTGGTATTCCCCGTGGCCATCTTATTAGCGTTCCTCGTCCTCGCTGCCCTGTATGAGTCCTGGACGCTGCCGCTGGCGGTGATCCTGATCGTGCCGATGTGCATGCTCTGCGCGCTCGCCGGCGTCAAACTCACCGGCGGTGACAACAATACCTTCGTGCAGGTCGGGCTGGTGGTGCTGATGGGATTGGCGTGCAAGAACGCCATCTTGATCGTCGAATTTGCGCGCGAGCTGGAACTGCAGGGGAAGGGCATCGTCGAGGCGGCGCTCGAAGCCTGCCGGCTGCGTTTGCGCCCGATCGTGATGACCTCGGTCGCCTTCATCGCGGGCACGGTTCCACTCGTGCTCTCTCACGGCGCCGGCGCGGAGGTACGCTCCGCCACCGGTATCACCGTCTTCGCCGGCATGATCGGCGTGACCCTGTTCGGCCTATTTCTCACTCCGGTGTTTTATGTCGGCCTGCGCATGCTCTCGGGACGCCAGCTGATCAGGCACGATGAACCCACGACGCGCGACGTTCCGGAACAGGCGTACAGCCCTGCCAAGACTCCTCGTTGA
- the modA gene encoding molybdate ABC transporter substrate-binding protein encodes MGMLTQMMRKPGAVWCLLVMVTTLGMHEAPAQAEPLTIGAAYSLKPVFQEIVPLFEREYGTAVQVVYGPSQTLRREIEQGAAIDVFLPAAVEEITKLQKQGLTIGDRPRIYGQTSLVLVMSATSLATPVSFREAMPNRATRIALADPRTSGLGDITARALTKLDPAYKNGFRPIYARHSEDVVNVIVRGEADAGILYRVDAINSGHVRIIDEHLAGAQRPVLFGQAMVWTCRTESFAAAEEFLDFMVSPRIQKLLLKYGFEPTPSAGTGDRGRPVAPLVAGVSASR; translated from the coding sequence ATGGGTATGCTGACGCAGATGATGAGGAAACCCGGAGCCGTGTGGTGTCTCCTGGTCATGGTCACGACTCTTGGCATGCATGAAGCACCGGCGCAGGCGGAACCGCTCACGATCGGAGCTGCGTATAGCCTCAAGCCGGTTTTCCAGGAAATTGTTCCGCTGTTCGAGCGGGAATATGGCACGGCCGTGCAGGTCGTGTATGGGCCTTCGCAGACGCTTCGTCGAGAGATCGAGCAGGGTGCGGCAATCGACGTGTTCTTGCCTGCCGCGGTTGAGGAGATTACGAAATTACAGAAACAAGGTCTGACAATCGGTGACAGGCCGCGAATCTACGGGCAAACCTCGCTGGTGCTGGTCATGTCGGCGACCTCACTCGCCACGCCGGTGTCCTTCCGCGAGGCCATGCCCAATCGCGCGACTCGCATTGCACTTGCCGATCCCAGGACCTCGGGGTTGGGAGATATCACGGCTCGAGCGCTTACGAAACTCGACCCGGCGTATAAGAATGGGTTCCGACCAATCTATGCCAGGCACAGCGAGGATGTGGTGAACGTCATTGTCCGCGGCGAGGCCGATGCGGGCATTCTCTATCGAGTCGATGCCATCAACAGCGGCCATGTGCGCATCATTGATGAACACCTGGCCGGCGCGCAGAGGCCGGTGTTGTTTGGCCAGGCGATGGTCTGGACCTGCCGGACCGAGTCGTTTGCGGCGGCGGAAGAATTTCTCGATTTCATGGTGAGCCCGCGCATCCAGAAGCTGTTGCTCAAATATGGATTTGAGCCGACGCCAAGTGCGGGAACGGGGGATAGAGGCAGGCCTGTTGCGCCATTGGTCGCAGGGGTGTCCGCAAGCCGTTGA
- a CDS encoding efflux RND transporter periplasmic adaptor subunit, with protein MPNTSGRTLTIITLIGLCGLYLGYRVYTSKSDAALLREKTLEESVSTVSIVHPTPTAATETITLPGNVQAWFQAPIYAQVSGYVKMWYKDYGALVKKGEVLAEINAPALDAQYEQSRADLAAEKAKYALADLTAKRWTALRKNHAVSEQSISVQEANAKAELARVRAAEQNVRNYEALIRFKTIVAPYDGVVTVRNINVGDYVNKEGTISAPGSISNLFTVADVSMLRLFVSVPEAFGPFLQPGLTADVTVPQLPGRHFTAKFLTVARGFDTKTRTAVTVFTIDNEDRALWPGSYAKVEITAPVDRKVHTIPSTALVFQEHGTQVAVVTEDSHVHLQPITVSRLLDSAVEVEAGISAGDRIVNNPSAALLEGDKVRVVTPAPGYDLISTDGPAKE; from the coding sequence ATGCCTAACACCTCTGGTCGAACACTCACGATCATCACCCTGATCGGGTTGTGCGGACTGTACCTTGGCTATCGGGTCTATACCAGCAAGAGCGACGCCGCGTTGCTGCGCGAAAAGACGCTCGAAGAATCGGTTTCCACGGTCTCGATCGTCCATCCCACCCCGACCGCGGCAACCGAAACCATCACGCTCCCCGGCAATGTGCAGGCCTGGTTTCAAGCACCGATCTACGCGCAAGTCTCGGGATATGTGAAGATGTGGTACAAGGACTACGGCGCGCTTGTGAAGAAAGGCGAAGTCCTTGCGGAAATCAACGCGCCGGCCCTCGACGCCCAATATGAACAGTCCAGAGCGGATCTTGCGGCCGAGAAGGCGAAATATGCGTTGGCCGACTTGACCGCCAAACGCTGGACGGCGCTCAGGAAAAACCATGCGGTCTCCGAGCAATCAATCTCGGTCCAGGAAGCCAACGCAAAAGCCGAGCTGGCCAGGGTCCGGGCCGCGGAGCAGAACGTCCGCAACTACGAAGCCTTGATCCGGTTTAAAACCATCGTCGCACCCTATGACGGCGTCGTCACCGTTCGCAACATCAACGTCGGCGACTACGTCAATAAGGAAGGCACGATCAGCGCGCCCGGCTCGATCAGCAATCTGTTCACCGTCGCCGACGTCAGCATGTTGCGGCTGTTCGTCTCGGTGCCGGAGGCGTTCGGTCCCTTTCTTCAGCCCGGCCTGACCGCTGACGTGACCGTGCCGCAATTACCCGGCCGCCATTTCACGGCTAAATTCCTGACCGTCGCCCGTGGATTCGACACCAAAACACGGACGGCCGTGACCGTCTTCACCATCGACAACGAAGACCGGGCCCTCTGGCCCGGCTCGTACGCCAAGGTAGAAATCACCGCGCCGGTCGACCGGAAAGTCCATACGATTCCTTCGACCGCACTGGTCTTCCAGGAGCACGGCACGCAAGTCGCTGTCGTGACCGAAGACAGCCACGTGCACTTACAGCCGATTACGGTCAGTCGCTTGCTAGATAGTGCCGTCGAAGTCGAGGCAGGAATCTCCGCGGGCGACCGCATCGTGAACAACCCCAGCGCCGCATTACTGGAGGGCGACAAGGTTCGAGTCGTCACGCCGGCGCCCGGCTATGACCTGATCAGCACGGACGGACCTGCCAAGGAATGA
- a CDS encoding efflux transporter outer membrane subunit encodes MTCTRRQSAGRAPLLSPTSRRVGVVLLTLVLTGCSSFPAADLSPTYEPTQFVVPASWHGSSPFVEAKPSDGELRSEWWTVYDDPVLNMLEAQAMEANPDLQAAAERFVQARDVMMKARSQYLPRIGLGFDASGNRESIEHLFRPPDVPRYESTVAAGGIASWEPDFWSALRNATRIEVYRAEERAADYGLARLSLQAELAANYFLLRGYDAQAAIYSQSIDLYRESLDIVNAQFAGAIASALDVARVESLLFSTETKYAQIQGHRQVTEQAIAILLNRAPAGFTIEPITELRVAAFKVPQTIPSTLLERRPDIAGMERKMAQANRAIGIARAAFYPNVSFRAGGGFEDAGISLFSLANSFFSYGSSVALPLFQGGYRRAQLQQAWSAYRETEDRYRSTVLNAFREVENNLSLTNRLSEAAGKQDAAVGATLHAQELTMELYLGGLASSLELIYAQVGTLIARIESVQIKAELLKTSVMLIRALGGGWNRRQLPNDEEIQPFGTFQYVNLDKPPSVRGIDVNAADNSKHNDLTRPAVR; translated from the coding sequence ATGACTTGCACTCGCAGACAAAGCGCCGGGCGAGCGCCGCTTCTCTCGCCGACGTCCAGGCGAGTCGGAGTGGTCCTGCTGACGCTCGTCCTGACGGGCTGCTCCTCCTTTCCGGCTGCCGATCTGTCGCCCACCTATGAGCCGACCCAGTTCGTGGTGCCCGCCTCGTGGCATGGGTCGAGCCCCTTTGTGGAAGCCAAGCCGTCGGACGGCGAACTTCGTTCGGAATGGTGGACGGTGTATGACGACCCCGTACTCAACATGCTCGAAGCACAGGCCATGGAGGCCAACCCCGATTTGCAGGCGGCCGCCGAGCGGTTCGTGCAGGCGCGTGATGTGATGATGAAGGCGCGATCACAATACCTTCCCCGCATCGGCCTCGGGTTCGACGCCTCAGGCAACCGGGAATCCATCGAGCACCTGTTCAGGCCACCCGACGTTCCCCGGTATGAATCGACCGTCGCCGCCGGCGGCATCGCCTCCTGGGAGCCGGACTTTTGGTCGGCTCTGCGCAATGCCACGCGCATCGAAGTCTATCGCGCCGAAGAACGCGCCGCCGACTACGGACTCGCGCGTCTCAGTTTGCAAGCCGAACTCGCCGCCAACTATTTCCTGCTACGCGGCTACGATGCGCAAGCCGCGATCTATTCTCAATCGATCGACCTGTATCGGGAATCGCTGGACATCGTGAACGCCCAGTTCGCGGGGGCAATCGCCTCGGCGCTGGATGTCGCCCGGGTTGAATCGCTTCTGTTCAGCACAGAAACGAAGTACGCGCAGATCCAGGGCCATCGGCAGGTGACCGAACAGGCTATCGCCATCCTGCTCAACCGCGCCCCCGCCGGATTCACCATCGAGCCAATCACGGAACTGCGAGTGGCCGCGTTTAAAGTCCCGCAGACTATTCCCTCCACCCTGCTGGAGCGCCGACCGGACATTGCCGGGATGGAACGCAAGATGGCGCAAGCCAACCGCGCGATCGGGATTGCCCGCGCCGCGTTTTATCCCAACGTCTCGTTCCGGGCCGGAGGCGGGTTTGAGGATGCCGGGATCAGCTTGTTCAGCCTCGCCAACAGTTTCTTTTCCTACGGCTCATCCGTCGCACTGCCGTTATTTCAAGGCGGGTATCGCCGCGCGCAATTGCAACAGGCCTGGTCGGCCTACCGCGAGACGGAAGACCGCTATCGTTCGACCGTCCTCAACGCGTTTCGAGAGGTCGAAAACAATCTAAGTCTGACCAATCGTCTGTCGGAGGCAGCCGGCAAGCAGGATGCCGCCGTTGGCGCCACCCTCCATGCACAAGAGCTGACCATGGAACTGTATCTTGGCGGCTTAGCGTCCAGCCTGGAACTCATTTATGCGCAGGTGGGCACACTCATCGCACGCATCGAGTCTGTACAGATCAAAGCCGAACTGCTCAAGACGTCGGTGATGCTCATCCGGGCGCTCGGCGGAGGGTGGAACCGTCGTCAATTGCCGAACGACGAAGAGATTCAGCCGTTCGGGACCTTCCAATACGTGAATCTCGATAAACCACCTTCGGTCCGCGGCATCGATGTAAACGCGGCCGACAATTCGAAGCACAATGACCTGACCAGACCGGCCGTTCGGTAA